The Hymenobacter chitinivorans DSM 11115 genome contains a region encoding:
- a CDS encoding quinol:cytochrome C oxidoreductase, which translates to MATLTHHESATAEYLELSPKTRRTFIGIIVAGVVLLVIGLIMAAFYGGGHEAAGAAHGAAHAAGPEAGAGAAHHEGSPAWLKRLLVSLWHNNVFFVGVSAIGTFFVALQYVAYAGWSVVIKRINEAMSAWLLPGLAIFLIVFFVGRHDLFHWTHDGIMDPKSENYDAIIAGKSGFLNMPFYLIRMVVYLGIWWFFTERLRKLSLAEDLNGGTEYFHKSINVAALFLVLYAVTSSMSAWDWVMSVDVHWFSTMFGWYVFASWWVSGIAATTLTAIYLKQAGYLKFVNANHLHDLGKFMFGFSIFWTYVWFSQFMLIWYANLPEEAVYYNQRLGGFNGAYTWMFFFNLVINFVFPFLVLMRRDAKRQMIMLKIVSIAILIGHWSDFYLMLEPATMKGENGFIIEIGVALIFLGSFLILFTKRLAQASLVPVNHPFLDESVHHTT; encoded by the coding sequence ATGGCAACTCTGACGCATCACGAAAGCGCCACGGCTGAATACCTGGAGCTTTCGCCGAAAACCCGCAGAACCTTCATCGGCATCATCGTTGCCGGGGTCGTACTGCTGGTAATAGGTCTGATTATGGCCGCCTTCTATGGCGGCGGACACGAAGCGGCTGGTGCTGCCCACGGCGCAGCCCACGCGGCTGGTCCGGAGGCTGGAGCCGGCGCTGCTCACCATGAAGGCAGCCCGGCGTGGCTGAAGCGCCTTCTGGTGAGCCTGTGGCACAACAACGTTTTCTTCGTTGGGGTGTCGGCCATCGGTACCTTCTTCGTCGCGCTGCAATATGTAGCTTACGCTGGTTGGTCGGTAGTAATTAAGCGGATCAACGAAGCCATGAGCGCCTGGCTGCTGCCCGGCCTCGCCATCTTCCTGATTGTATTCTTCGTGGGTCGTCACGACCTGTTCCACTGGACTCACGACGGCATCATGGACCCCAAGTCGGAAAACTACGACGCCATCATTGCTGGCAAGAGTGGTTTCCTGAACATGCCTTTCTACCTGATTCGCATGGTCGTGTACCTGGGTATCTGGTGGTTCTTCACCGAGCGGCTGCGCAAGCTGTCCTTGGCCGAAGACCTGAACGGTGGTACTGAGTACTTCCATAAGAGCATCAACGTAGCGGCCCTGTTTCTGGTGCTCTACGCCGTTACCTCGTCGATGTCGGCTTGGGACTGGGTTATGTCGGTTGACGTGCACTGGTTCTCGACCATGTTCGGCTGGTACGTATTCGCCTCCTGGTGGGTATCGGGCATCGCTGCTACTACGCTGACGGCTATTTACCTGAAGCAGGCCGGTTACCTGAAATTCGTGAATGCCAACCACCTGCACGACTTGGGCAAGTTCATGTTCGGCTTCAGCATTTTCTGGACCTACGTGTGGTTCTCGCAGTTCATGCTGATTTGGTACGCCAACCTGCCCGAAGAAGCCGTGTACTACAACCAGCGCCTGGGCGGCTTCAACGGCGCCTATACCTGGATGTTCTTCTTCAACTTGGTAATCAACTTTGTGTTCCCCTTCCTGGTGCTGATGCGTCGGGATGCTAAGCGGCAGATGATCATGCTCAAAATCGTGAGCATCGCCATTCTGATTGGTCACTGGTCAGACTTCTACTTAATGCTGGAGCCTGCAACTATGAAGGGCGAGAATGGGTTCATCATAGAGATTGGCGTTGCCCTGATTTTCCTCGGCAGCTTCCTGATCCTGTTTACCAAGCGCTTGGCGCAAGCCTCCCTGGTACCGGTCAACCACCCGTTCCTGGACGAAAGCGTGCACCACACGACTTAA
- a CDS encoding cytochrome c oxidase subunit 3 — protein MATSEILQDKEAGTGTHPKRLLLWLMMISITMIFAAYTSAYIVRREEGNWLEFDLPAGLLYTTVVILLSSATMQWAYFSARKDEVRRAQIGLFLTFVLGLIFLVGQYNVWGDLVDNKIFFGGVDANPSGSFLYVLTGVHGFHLITGLIFLLIVLRKSLNYQVHSRQMLSIGNATIYWHFLGALWLYLYLFLLLNH, from the coding sequence ATGGCAACTTCCGAAATATTGCAAGACAAAGAAGCCGGCACGGGTACTCACCCCAAGCGGCTTCTGCTGTGGCTGATGATGATCAGCATCACCATGATTTTTGCCGCCTACACCAGCGCCTATATCGTGCGCCGGGAGGAAGGCAACTGGCTGGAGTTTGACCTGCCCGCGGGCCTGCTCTACACCACCGTCGTTATTCTGCTCAGCAGCGCTACCATGCAGTGGGCGTATTTTTCGGCCCGCAAGGACGAGGTGCGGCGGGCGCAAATCGGTCTGTTTCTGACCTTTGTCCTGGGCCTGATTTTCCTGGTAGGGCAGTACAACGTCTGGGGCGACCTGGTCGACAACAAGATCTTTTTCGGCGGCGTAGATGCTAACCCCTCCGGCTCCTTCCTGTATGTGCTGACCGGCGTGCACGGTTTTCACCTAATTACAGGCCTGATCTTTCTGCTCATCGTACTACGTAAAAGCCTGAACTATCAGGTACATTCCCGCCAGATGCTCTCCATTGGCAATGCCACAATCTACTGGCACTTCCTCGGGGCGCTTTGGTTGTACCTGTATTTGTTCCTACTTTTGAACCACTGA
- a CDS encoding c-type cytochrome yields the protein MTHTLKLGLQASAILFASVLTTACNKADDTGLEYAPQMYESIPYDPLRQVNTNTVNPMGINERTPVVGTVPSGKLAYYSHIPKDSVGTAERRLRNPYAYTKANLEEGKVLYTRICSHCHGEQGDGQGPVGQKFKGVPNYSAGAYKTMNDAHIYHVIQWGRNRMMPHGSIVNPEERWKIAMYVRVLQAGKGPDGLADLVKVSRDSSEMTDRATQSPVLEAQADKASTTPGQGDQARNGTAK from the coding sequence ATGACGCACACGCTGAAACTAGGTCTGCAAGCGTCGGCTATTCTATTTGCCTCGGTGCTGACTACAGCTTGTAACAAAGCTGATGACACGGGCTTGGAGTATGCGCCGCAGATGTACGAATCGATTCCGTACGACCCGCTGCGCCAAGTAAACACCAATACGGTGAACCCCATGGGTATCAATGAGCGCACCCCGGTGGTGGGCACGGTACCCAGCGGTAAACTGGCTTACTACTCGCACATTCCCAAGGATAGTGTGGGCACGGCTGAGCGCCGCCTGCGAAACCCTTACGCCTACACCAAGGCTAACTTGGAAGAAGGCAAGGTGCTCTACACTCGCATTTGCTCCCACTGCCACGGTGAGCAGGGCGACGGTCAGGGTCCGGTAGGGCAGAAGTTCAAGGGCGTGCCGAACTACTCGGCTGGTGCCTACAAAACGATGAACGATGCGCACATCTACCACGTGATTCAGTGGGGACGTAACCGCATGATGCCCCACGGCTCGATTGTAAACCCCGAGGAGCGTTGGAAGATTGCCATGTACGTCCGCGTACTGCAAGCTGGCAAAGGTCCCGACGGGTTGGCTGATCTGGTAAAGGTTAGCCGCGACTCCAGCGAAATGACGGACCGCGCTACTCAATCCCCAGTTTTGGAAGCTCAGGCCGACAAAGCTTCAACTACTCCCGGTCAAGGTGACCAGGCTCGAAACGGAACGGCGAAATAA
- a CDS encoding cytochrome c oxidase subunit I has protein sequence MAANLPTHSQVQGGIGVTEPNTTHDEHLHHDEHHDQHWLFKYVFSQDHKVIAKQFLITGIFWAIIGGTLSSLFRLQLGWPESTFEWLSPFLGKWIEAGKLNPEFYLALVTMHGTIMVFFVLTAGLSGTFSNFLIPLQVGARDMASGFMNMLSYWFFFISSVIMFTSLFIETGPAAAGWTIYPPLSALPQAIPGSGLGMTLWLVSMALFIVSQLLGGVNYITTVINLRTRGMSMSKLPLTIWAFFLTAILGLLSFPVLFSAALLLIFDRSFGTSFFLSDIYIAGQALNHQGGSPILFQHLFWFLGHPEVYIVIMPAMGMVSEILATNARKPIFGYRAMIGSLLGISLLSFVVWAHHMFVTGMNPFLGSVFMFLTLIIAVPSAVKTFNWLATLWRGNIRFTTAMLFSIGFVSLFISGGLTGIILGNAAIDIQMHNTYFVVAHFHLVMGSSAFFGLFAGVYHWFPKMFGRMLDEKLGYIHFWLTFIGVYLVFMPMHYVGIAGFPRRYYAWTGFDSFSQFADLNKFISAAAILAFFGQFIFIFNFFYSIFRGRRATENPWNSTTLEWTTPVVPGHGNWPGEIPAVYRWPYDYSKPGAAEDFIPQNVPYSQTQSSNLPYEQDNEE, from the coding sequence ATGGCTGCTAATCTTCCTACTCACTCGCAAGTGCAGGGTGGCATCGGGGTAACCGAGCCAAACACCACGCACGACGAGCACCTGCACCACGACGAGCACCATGACCAGCACTGGCTGTTCAAGTACGTCTTCAGCCAGGACCACAAAGTTATTGCCAAGCAGTTCCTGATTACGGGTATCTTCTGGGCTATCATTGGTGGTACGCTCTCCAGCTTGTTCCGTCTGCAACTCGGCTGGCCCGAGTCGACCTTCGAATGGCTTTCGCCCTTCCTGGGCAAATGGATCGAAGCCGGTAAGCTGAACCCCGAGTTCTACCTGGCCTTGGTTACAATGCACGGTACCATCATGGTATTCTTCGTGCTGACGGCCGGTTTGTCGGGTACGTTCTCCAACTTCCTGATTCCGCTGCAGGTTGGGGCCCGCGACATGGCTTCGGGCTTCATGAACATGCTTTCGTACTGGTTCTTCTTTATCTCCAGTGTTATCATGTTCACCTCGCTCTTCATTGAGACGGGTCCGGCCGCTGCCGGCTGGACAATCTACCCGCCGCTGAGCGCCCTGCCCCAGGCTATTCCTGGTTCGGGCTTGGGCATGACGCTGTGGCTGGTTTCGATGGCGCTGTTCATCGTGTCGCAGCTGCTGGGTGGCGTTAACTACATCACCACGGTAATCAACCTGCGTACCCGCGGCATGTCGATGTCGAAGCTGCCCCTGACCATTTGGGCTTTCTTCCTGACGGCTATCCTGGGCTTGCTCTCGTTCCCGGTGCTGTTCTCGGCGGCTCTGCTGCTGATCTTCGACCGTTCGTTCGGTACTTCGTTCTTCCTGTCGGACATCTACATTGCCGGACAGGCGCTGAACCACCAGGGAGGTAGCCCGATTCTGTTCCAGCACTTGTTCTGGTTCCTGGGTCACCCCGAAGTATACATCGTTATCATGCCTGCCATGGGTATGGTGTCGGAAATTCTGGCCACCAACGCTCGTAAGCCAATCTTCGGCTACCGCGCTATGATTGGCTCGCTGCTCGGCATTTCGCTGCTGTCGTTCGTTGTGTGGGCTCACCACATGTTCGTAACCGGCATGAACCCCTTCCTGGGTTCGGTGTTCATGTTCCTGACGCTGATCATCGCCGTTCCTTCGGCCGTGAAGACCTTCAACTGGCTGGCCACGCTGTGGCGCGGTAACATCCGCTTCACCACGGCCATGCTGTTCTCGATTGGCTTCGTGTCGCTGTTCATCTCGGGTGGTCTGACCGGTATTATCCTCGGTAACGCCGCCATCGACATCCAGATGCACAACACGTACTTCGTGGTAGCTCACTTCCACCTGGTAATGGGTAGCTCGGCCTTCTTTGGTCTGTTTGCCGGGGTGTACCACTGGTTCCCCAAGATGTTCGGCCGTATGCTCGACGAGAAGCTGGGCTACATCCACTTCTGGCTGACGTTCATTGGCGTATACCTGGTATTTATGCCGATGCACTACGTAGGTATTGCCGGTTTCCCCCGTCGTTACTACGCCTGGACTGGTTTCGACTCGTTCAGCCAGTTTGCTGACTTGAACAAATTCATTTCGGCCGCGGCTATTCTGGCCTTCTTTGGTCAGTTTATCTTCATCTTCAACTTCTTCTACAGCATCTTCCGCGGCCGTCGCGCTACGGAGAACCCCTGGAACTCGACCACCCTGGAGTGGACGACGCCCGTGGTTCCCGGTCACGGCAACTGGCCCGGCGAGATTCCCGCTGTCTACCGTTGGCCCTACGACTACAGCAAGCCCGGTGCAGCTGAGGACTTCATCCCGCAGAACGTACCGTACTCGCAGACGCAGTCGTCGAACCTGCCCTACGAGCAGGACAACGAGGAATAG
- a CDS encoding cytochrome C oxidase subunit IV family protein codes for MAHHATDHTQPTGEIPRPVTGWIWKTFFVLVGVTALEFAVTFIMDPSTFRNSILIVLTIFKAFFIVAEFMHLKHETKGLIWSILVPMALLIWLMVALITEGSAIGEAIYNAFK; via the coding sequence ATGGCTCATCACGCAACTGACCACACCCAGCCAACCGGTGAGATTCCGCGCCCCGTCACGGGCTGGATCTGGAAAACGTTCTTCGTCCTGGTGGGTGTTACGGCCCTTGAATTTGCCGTAACCTTCATCATGGACCCCAGCACTTTCCGGAACTCGATTCTGATTGTGTTGACCATCTTCAAGGCCTTCTTCATCGTGGCCGAATTCATGCACCTCAAGCATGAGACCAAGGGTCTGATCTGGTCGATTCTGGTGCCCATGGCCCTGCTGATCTGGCTGATGGTCGCGCTGATTACCGAAGGTTCGGCTATTGGCGAGGCTATTTACAACGCCTTCAAGTAA
- a CDS encoding cytochrome c oxidase subunit 3: MSTTSTTQTLHNNASIERPRSGTWDGGNEPFKASYGKLMMWFFLLSDAFTFAAFLTTYGLMRHRHLAYTGDHKDFVFSTAYWPIPDHVFNSFPGLHGMDLPLAFVALMTMILIFSSVTMVLAVEAGHRMDKADVQKWLLWTLLFGATFISCQAWEWSHFIHGTEEGTKMLDGTIFHGANLQMNQYGPVLFADLFFFITGFHGTHVFSGLVLLTWAFIATTNGTFEKRGHYEMVEKIGLYWHFVDLVWVFVFTFFYLV, from the coding sequence ATGTCCACCACCTCCACGACGCAGACGCTTCACAACAACGCCTCCATCGAGCGGCCCCGCTCCGGGACCTGGGATGGCGGCAACGAACCTTTCAAGGCTAGCTATGGCAAGCTGATGATGTGGTTCTTCCTGCTGTCGGATGCCTTCACGTTTGCCGCTTTCCTGACGACCTACGGGTTGATGCGCCACCGCCACCTGGCGTACACCGGTGACCACAAAGATTTTGTGTTCTCCACCGCGTACTGGCCCATCCCGGACCACGTTTTCAACTCGTTCCCTGGCCTGCACGGCATGGACCTGCCGCTGGCTTTCGTAGCGTTGATGACGATGATCCTGATCTTTAGCTCCGTGACGATGGTACTGGCCGTAGAAGCCGGCCACCGCATGGACAAGGCCGACGTGCAGAAATGGCTGTTGTGGACTTTGCTCTTCGGCGCTACGTTCATCAGCTGCCAGGCCTGGGAGTGGAGCCACTTTATCCACGGCACGGAGGAAGGCACCAAGATGCTGGACGGCACGATTTTCCACGGCGCCAACCTGCAGATGAACCAGTACGGCCCCGTGCTCTTCGCCGACTTGTTCTTCTTTATCACCGGTTTCCACGGTACCCACGTATTCAGCGGACTGGTGCTGCTGACCTGGGCTTTCATTGCTACTACCAATGGTACTTTCGAGAAGCGCGGCCACTACGAAATGGTCGAGAAAATCGGTCTGTACTGGCACTTCGTTGACTTGGTGTGGGTATTCGTATTTACCTTCTTCTACCTCGTTTAA
- a CDS encoding DUF3341 domain-containing protein produces the protein MTKRFALGIFDDEDVLMHAIENVRAAGVKIYEVFTPFPIHGIDDALGIERSRLPIAAFFYGMCGLAFALWMQIYMLGFDWPMIIGGKPHIALPAFIPVSFELTVFFTCHGMVITFYTISKLYPRWRTPVLDVRSTDDKFVMAIEINESTDLNNLSKLLRENGASEVNEKEMTKN, from the coding sequence ATGACTAAGCGCTTCGCCCTCGGCATCTTCGACGACGAAGACGTGCTGATGCACGCCATTGAGAACGTCCGCGCGGCGGGTGTTAAAATCTACGAAGTGTTTACCCCGTTCCCCATCCACGGCATCGACGATGCTCTGGGTATCGAACGGTCCCGCCTGCCCATCGCCGCTTTCTTCTACGGCATGTGTGGCTTGGCCTTCGCCCTGTGGATGCAGATCTACATGCTGGGTTTCGACTGGCCGATGATTATTGGTGGTAAGCCCCACATTGCGCTGCCCGCCTTCATTCCAGTATCCTTCGAATTGACGGTGTTCTTTACCTGCCACGGCATGGTAATTACCTTCTACACGATCAGCAAGCTGTATCCCCGCTGGAGAACTCCGGTCCTGGATGTACGCTCGACGGACGACAAGTTCGTAATGGCCATTGAGATCAACGAAAGCACTGACCTCAATAACTTGAGCAAGCTGCTGCGCGAGAATGGCGCCTCGGAGGTGAACGAAAAAGAAATGACTAAGAACTAA
- the cyoE gene encoding heme o synthase → MTKAKAYFQLIKFRLALTVAFSSAIGYLLGAQEFDWSRALLVLLGGLAVTGSANTINQIHEIDLDKLMKRTAKRPLPTGVLNRTEAWVFALIMGAVGLFILGYFFNTLAAALSLLSLILYGFVYTPLKTISPICVAVGAIPGGMPPLLGWVAATGVLGTEAWVLFGIQFMWQFPHFWAIAWVLDEDYKKAGFKMLPTPGGKDLRTAFQIMTYTLLLIPLSLLPLQLGMAGKTSALIAVVCGVLFLMQTFYLMRTCSKKAAMRIMFGSFLYLPIVQIALVFDKI, encoded by the coding sequence ATGACGAAAGCCAAGGCCTATTTCCAGTTAATCAAATTCCGACTGGCATTAACGGTGGCCTTTTCCAGCGCCATCGGCTATTTGCTGGGCGCCCAGGAGTTTGATTGGAGCCGGGCCTTGCTGGTGCTGCTGGGCGGCCTGGCCGTTACGGGTTCGGCCAATACCATCAACCAGATCCACGAAATTGACCTCGACAAGCTCATGAAGCGCACGGCCAAGCGGCCGTTGCCGACGGGCGTGCTGAACCGAACCGAAGCCTGGGTGTTTGCCCTCATCATGGGCGCGGTTGGGCTGTTCATTCTCGGGTACTTTTTCAATACCCTGGCGGCGGCTCTGTCCCTGCTGTCCTTGATTCTGTACGGCTTCGTTTACACCCCGCTTAAGACCATTTCGCCCATTTGCGTGGCTGTGGGGGCCATTCCGGGCGGGATGCCGCCCTTGCTGGGCTGGGTAGCTGCTACGGGCGTGCTGGGCACCGAGGCCTGGGTGCTGTTTGGTATTCAATTCATGTGGCAGTTTCCGCACTTTTGGGCCATAGCCTGGGTTTTAGATGAAGACTACAAGAAGGCCGGCTTCAAGATGCTGCCCACCCCCGGCGGCAAGGATTTGCGGACGGCTTTCCAGATCATGACCTACACCCTGCTGCTGATTCCGCTGAGCCTGTTGCCCCTGCAGCTGGGCATGGCGGGCAAAACCTCGGCCCTGATTGCCGTGGTCTGCGGGGTGCTGTTTCTAATGCAGACCTTTTACCTGATGCGGACCTGCTCCAAAAAGGCCGCCATGCGCATCATGTTCGGGTCGTTTTTGTACCTGCCAATCGTGCAGATTGCGCTGGTTTTCGACAAAATTTAA
- the nrfD gene encoding NrfD/PsrC family molybdoenzyme membrane anchor subunit translates to MQHVSPVREPLVTGGKSYHDVTQDVCRQVEAAPNVRWMAALSVALFFLGVFLYSVYRTLWFGIGEWGLNKTVGWAWDITNFVWWVGIGHAGTLISAVLLLFRQKWRSSINRAAEAMTIFAVICAAMFPVLHMGRPWLAYWVFPLQNTFGSLWVNFNSPLLWDVFAISTYFTVSLVFWYTGLVPDFATIRDRAKGPIAKVAYSLLSMGWTGSAKHWSRYETVSLILAGVSTPLVLSVHTIVSMDFATSVVPGWHTTIFPPYFVAGAIFSGFAMVLTLMLITRVVFKLEDYITMEHIALMNKIMMITGSIVGVAYITEFFIAWYSQVEFEQYAFINRATGPYWWAYWSMMTCNVITPQLVWIRKVRYSIPLTFVLSIIVNIGMWFERFVIIVTSLHRDYLPSSWVMFSPTIIDIGIYVGTLGLFFTLFLLFAKFFPVVNMAEVKTVLKYTVDNGPTYTGHDPHHDLIHKPTTHGVPANAPVNYNKHD, encoded by the coding sequence ATGCAGCACGTATCGCCTGTACGGGAGCCGCTCGTAACCGGGGGGAAATCGTACCACGACGTCACTCAAGACGTGTGCCGCCAGGTAGAAGCCGCCCCCAATGTTCGGTGGATGGCCGCCCTGAGCGTAGCGCTCTTTTTCCTCGGTGTATTCCTGTACTCCGTGTACCGCACCCTGTGGTTCGGTATCGGGGAATGGGGTCTGAACAAAACCGTCGGCTGGGCCTGGGACATCACCAACTTCGTGTGGTGGGTAGGTATCGGTCACGCCGGCACCCTGATTTCGGCAGTTCTGCTGCTGTTCCGTCAGAAGTGGCGGAGCTCCATCAACCGCGCTGCAGAAGCTATGACGATCTTCGCCGTAATCTGCGCCGCCATGTTCCCGGTACTGCACATGGGCCGTCCGTGGCTCGCTTACTGGGTATTCCCCCTGCAAAACACCTTCGGCTCGCTGTGGGTGAACTTCAATTCGCCCCTGCTGTGGGACGTATTCGCCATCTCGACTTACTTCACCGTGTCGCTGGTGTTCTGGTACACGGGTCTGGTACCCGACTTCGCTACCATCCGGGACCGGGCTAAAGGTCCGATTGCCAAAGTAGCTTACTCGCTGCTGAGCATGGGCTGGACGGGTTCGGCCAAGCACTGGAGCCGCTACGAAACCGTGTCGCTGATTCTGGCCGGTGTTTCGACTCCGCTGGTACTCTCGGTACACACCATTGTATCGATGGACTTTGCTACCTCGGTTGTACCGGGCTGGCACACCACCATCTTCCCTCCCTACTTCGTGGCCGGTGCTATCTTCTCGGGCTTCGCCATGGTACTGACCCTGATGCTTATCACCCGGGTCGTATTCAAGCTGGAAGATTACATCACGATGGAGCACATCGCCCTCATGAATAAAATCATGATGATTACCGGCTCTATCGTAGGGGTAGCTTACATCACCGAGTTCTTCATTGCCTGGTATTCGCAGGTTGAGTTCGAGCAGTATGCTTTCATCAACCGCGCTACCGGTCCGTACTGGTGGGCTTACTGGTCGATGATGACCTGCAACGTAATTACGCCCCAGCTGGTGTGGATTCGCAAAGTACGCTACAGCATCCCGCTGACCTTCGTGCTCTCGATCATTGTTAACATCGGTATGTGGTTCGAGCGTTTCGTAATTATCGTTACCTCGCTGCACCGCGACTACCTGCCTTCGAGCTGGGTAATGTTCTCGCCCACGATTATCGACATCGGTATTTATGTGGGTACGCTGGGCTTGTTCTTCACGCTGTTCCTGCTCTTCGCCAAGTTCTTCCCCGTGGTAAACATGGCTGAAGTGAAGACCGTGCTGAAATACACGGTGGACAACGGTCCGACCTACACCGGTCACGACCCGCACCACGACCTGATTCACAAGCCTACCACCCACGGAGTGCCTGCCAATGCTCCGGTAAACTACAACAAGCATGACTAA
- a CDS encoding COX15/CtaA family protein has product MIVPAFVRRFRLIGIVTVVAVYVLILVGGIVRSTGSGMGCPDWPKCFGTWVPPTEASQLPANYKEIYTAQRVAKNQKLAKTLQRLGFKQVASDIFAHPTQYIETDFNVTKTWIEYVNRLVGALIGLFVFLTVVFALPYWRRDRPVFWLAFWSFLLTGVQGYLGSLVVSTNLLPVMVTIHMGLALVIVAMLIYAVIRSQRETTHPEAVPTTPGLTPWLWLITLLTFVQIVLGTQVREEVDMVAFAANYLNRAAWIEQLGNIFKFHRSFSALLLLLNAYVAYQLYKLPSGQLRRMALANMGLIGLEILAGVTLAYFALPALVQPIHLTLATVLFGTQFLTIVLHSRATKFERQAAYPGVVA; this is encoded by the coding sequence ATGATAGTACCCGCATTTGTACGCCGCTTCCGCCTTATCGGCATCGTCACTGTGGTGGCCGTGTACGTTCTGATTTTGGTTGGTGGCATCGTGCGCAGTACGGGCTCCGGAATGGGATGCCCCGACTGGCCCAAGTGCTTTGGCACCTGGGTGCCGCCCACTGAGGCTAGTCAGCTACCGGCCAACTACAAGGAAATCTATACGGCGCAGCGGGTGGCCAAAAACCAGAAGCTGGCTAAAACGCTGCAGCGGCTGGGCTTTAAGCAGGTGGCTAGCGACATTTTTGCCCACCCCACCCAGTACATCGAAACCGACTTCAACGTTACTAAAACGTGGATTGAGTACGTCAACCGACTGGTTGGTGCGCTGATTGGCCTGTTCGTGTTCCTGACGGTGGTATTTGCCTTGCCCTACTGGCGGCGCGACCGGCCAGTGTTCTGGCTGGCCTTCTGGTCATTTCTGCTGACGGGCGTGCAGGGCTATTTGGGCTCCTTGGTTGTTTCGACCAACCTGCTGCCTGTCATGGTCACTATCCACATGGGCCTGGCCCTGGTGATTGTCGCCATGCTGATTTACGCGGTGATTCGCTCCCAGCGCGAGACTACACATCCGGAGGCCGTGCCCACTACCCCCGGCCTGACCCCGTGGCTGTGGCTGATTACGCTGCTGACTTTCGTGCAGATTGTGCTTGGCACTCAGGTGCGGGAAGAAGTGGATATGGTGGCTTTTGCCGCTAACTACCTGAACCGGGCCGCCTGGATAGAGCAGCTGGGCAATATTTTCAAATTTCACCGCTCTTTTTCGGCGCTGCTGCTGCTGCTGAATGCCTACGTGGCCTACCAACTCTACAAGCTGCCTTCGGGCCAGCTGCGGCGCATGGCGCTGGCCAACATGGGCCTGATCGGGCTGGAAATCCTGGCGGGTGTCACGCTGGCCTACTTTGCCCTGCCCGCTTTGGTGCAGCCAATTCACCTCACGCTGGCTACCGTATTGTTCGGAACCCAGTTCCTGACCATTGTTCTGCATAGCCGGGCAACGAAATTCGAACGGCAGGCCGCTTATCCGGGCGTTGTTGCGTAA
- a CDS encoding cytochrome c oxidase subunit II, which yields MIALGILLVLVLLLVVFGLLFRIQILTSIFSGSSAREIGTSNRVNAILFIIFMIVGGAAFTYSFIENYGKMNPPIASVHGHEMERLFWTTMIIIGIVFVLTHIALFVYSYKYQHKEGRRAYFFPHNNKIEIIWTVIPAIVMAGLVFAGWKEWTKITGPAPKDSVVLEVMGKQFNWLVRYPGRDQKLGVVNYRLIDATNEFGFDLSDKSGLDDFVAGEIHVPKGHPVLLKIRSRDVLHAVYMPHFRVQMYAVPGMPTKFWFTPTKTTDEMRAQLGNPKFNYELACNQICGRGHFAMKLNIVVDEPDDYVAWFAQQKSFSEQNPDVLASFQQKSDKLGEKENASAAAAVVTPAAKASL from the coding sequence ATGATTGCTCTTGGTATTCTTCTGGTGCTCGTGCTGCTGCTGGTCGTGTTCGGCCTGCTGTTCCGCATCCAGATTCTGACTTCCATTTTCTCGGGCAGCTCGGCGCGCGAGATTGGCACGAGTAACCGCGTCAACGCTATTCTCTTCATCATCTTCATGATTGTTGGGGGAGCCGCGTTTACGTATTCCTTCATCGAAAACTATGGCAAGATGAACCCGCCGATTGCGTCGGTTCACGGCCACGAGATGGAGCGCCTGTTCTGGACGACGATGATCATCATTGGCATCGTGTTCGTCCTGACCCACATTGCCCTGTTTGTGTACTCCTATAAGTACCAGCACAAGGAAGGGCGTCGCGCTTACTTCTTCCCCCACAACAACAAGATTGAAATTATCTGGACGGTAATCCCCGCCATCGTAATGGCTGGTCTGGTATTCGCCGGCTGGAAAGAGTGGACCAAAATCACCGGTCCGGCTCCCAAGGATTCGGTAGTGCTGGAAGTAATGGGCAAGCAGTTCAACTGGCTCGTACGTTACCCCGGTCGCGACCAGAAGCTGGGCGTGGTTAACTACCGTCTGATTGATGCTACCAACGAGTTCGGCTTCGACCTCAGCGACAAGAGCGGTCTGGATGACTTCGTAGCCGGTGAGATTCACGTGCCCAAGGGCCACCCCGTACTGCTCAAGATTCGCTCGCGCGACGTGCTGCACGCCGTATACATGCCGCACTTCCGCGTGCAGATGTACGCCGTGCCCGGTATGCCGACCAAGTTCTGGTTTACCCCCACCAAGACGACCGATGAGATGCGCGCTCAGCTGGGCAACCCCAAGTTCAACTACGAGCTGGCCTGCAACCAGATCTGCGGCCGTGGTCACTTCGCTATGAAGCTGAACATTGTAGTAGACGAGCCGGACGATTACGTGGCTTGGTTTGCTCAGCAAAAGTCTTTCTCGGAGCAGAACCCTGATGTTCTGGCTAGCTTCCAGCAGAAATCGGACAAATTGGGAGAAAAGGAAAACGCTTCAGCTGCTGCAGCTGTTGTAACTCCGGCTGCCAAGGCCTCGCTCTAA